The following proteins are co-located in the Phyllostomus discolor isolate MPI-MPIP mPhyDis1 chromosome 1, mPhyDis1.pri.v3, whole genome shotgun sequence genome:
- the ANKRD63 gene encoding ankyrin repeat domain-containing protein 63, whose protein sequence is MLKPKDLCPRAGTRTFLEAMQAGKVHLARFVLDALDRSIIDCRAEQGRTPLMVAVGLPDPALRARFVRLLLEQGAAVNLKDERGRTALSLACERGHLDAVQLLVQFSGDPEAADSAGNSPVMWAAACGHGAVLEFLVRSFRRLGLRLDRTNRAGHTALQLAAARGHGTCVQALTGPWGRAAAAAAAAAARGSNSDSPPGRPAPAPSPERRRPSPRRLQRPLLARFARAAGGHGHGGEAGSGGKSSGRHRAQGSERPELGRSMSLALGAVTEEETARLRAGVLMARPHSPQSSGTGRWHSHEVLEGAPPTLAQAPIGLSPHPEGGPGSSGRLGLRRRSTAPDIPSLVGEAPGPESGPELEANAVPHSMPGPQAWQAGTEAVVLHAQQ, encoded by the coding sequence ATGCTCAAGCCCAAGGACCTGTGCCCCAGAGCGGGTACCCGCACCTTCCTGGAGGCCATGCAGGCGGGCAAAGTGCACCTGGCCCGCTTCGTGCTGGATGCGCTAGACCGAAGCATCATCGACTGCCGCGCGGAACAGGGCCGCACGCCACTCATGGTGGCCGTGGGGCTTCCGGACCCCGCGCTGCGCGCGCGCTTCGTTCGACTACTGCTGGAGCAGGGTGCGGCCGTGAACCTGAAGGACGAGCGCGGCCGCACGGCGCTCAGCTTGGCATGCGAGCGTGGCCACCTGGACGCCGTGCAGCTGCTGGTGCAGTTCAGCGGCGACCCCGAGGCAGCTGACTCGGCTGGCAATAGCCCCGTGATGTGGGCAGCGGCGTGCGGCCACGGGGCAGTGCTGGAGTTCCTAGTGCGCTCTTTCCGCCGCCTCGGCCTGCGCCTCGACCGCACCAACCGTGCCGGCCATACAGCGCTGCAGCTGGCTGCCGCCCGCGGTCATGGAACCTGCGTGCAGGCCCTCACCGGGCCCTGGGGCcgcgcagccgccgccgccgctgcggcCGCGGCCCGGGGCTCCAACTCCGACAGCCCCCCTGGCCGTCCGGCTCCGGCGCCCAGCCCGGAACGCCGACGACCCAGTCCCCGGCGCCTACAGCGGCCTCTCCTGGCGCGCTTTGCGCGAGCGGCCGGCGGCCATGGTCATGGAGGCGAGGCTGGCTCAGGGGGCAAGAGCTCGGGCCGGCACCGGGCGCAGGGAAGCGAGCGGCCCGAGTTGGGCCGGAGCATGAGTCTGGCTCTGGGTGCTGTGACCGAAGAAGAGACGGCTCGACTGCGGGCGGGAGTCCTGATGGCCCGACCACACTCGCCCCAGTCTTCGGGGACCGGGCGGTGGCATTCGCATGAAGTGCTGGAGGGAGCGCCCCCAACTTTAGCGCAAGCCCCCATTGGCCTTAGCCCCCACCCCGAGGGCGGCCCCGGCTCCTCCGGCCGCTTGGGTTTGCGCCGACGCTCCACAGCTCCAGACATCCCCAGCCTGGTCGGGGAGGCACCAGGGCCCGAGAGCGGCCCGGAGTTAGAGGCCAACGCTGTGCCGCACTCGATGCCTGGACCCCAGGCGTGGCAGGCAGGCACGGAGGCCGTGGTGTTGCACGCTCAACAGTAA